A genomic region of Pseudopipra pipra isolate bDixPip1 chromosome W, bDixPip1.hap1, whole genome shotgun sequence contains the following coding sequences:
- the LOC135404880 gene encoding serine/threonine-protein kinase pim-1-like, with the protein MAPAVPLCRAGPPRPRPWAARRGLALARLPARRLWRCWALLWGWLWDGLGLAAPWLRLARARRLPGPAGAAGAAAAAASSAASPARAPPLANPAAGSEPPLPAAAGEARPGPLEGRSGAVPGPGPNADGHVSPAPKAKEPLHERYRLHSLLGSGGFGRVYAGTCLADGAPVSAGGGGGGEGGGGGRDGRRAQPALPLGLQVAIKAVSRDGIRRWGELPDGTRAPLEIVLLDKVSNGFPGVIQLLEWFELPNGFLLVMEHPEPSQDLSRLLRAWGFLPEEMAWGLFRQVLQAVRHCTSCGVLHRDIKPQNILLHLASGEAKLLDFGCGTFLKDTVYTQFAGTLSYSPPEWIYLKRYHGEEATIWSLGILLYQMVCGKHPFRKGTNTIWDQLPFPPLVS; encoded by the exons ATGGCCCCGGCCGTTCCCCtgtgccgggcggggccgccccggccccggccctggGCGGCCCGGCGCGGTCTCGCCCTCGCCCGGCTCCCGGCGCGCCGGTTGTGGCGCTGCTGGGcgctcctgtggggctggctgtgggacgggctCGGCCTCGCCGCCCCTTGGCTCCGCCTGGCTCGAGCCCGGCgcctgccggggccggcgggggccgcgggcgccgcggccgctgccgcctcctcgGCGGCTTCCCCGGCCAGAGCTCCGCCGCTCGCCAACCCGGCCGCCGGCAgcgagccgccgctgcccgctgcGGCTGGGgaagcccggcccgggccgcttGAGGGGCGCtcgggggccgtgccgggccccggccCCAACGCTGACGGCCACGTCTCGCCCGCACCGAAGGCCAAGGAGCCGCTGCACGAGCGCTACCGGCTGCATTCGCTGCTGGGCAGCGGCGGCTTCGGCCGCGTCTACGCGGGGACCTGCCTGGCGGACGGAGCCCCGGtgagtgcaggaggaggaggaggaggagaaggaggaggaggagggcgggacgggcggcgagCTCAACCCGCCCTTCCCCTTGGCTTGCAGGTGGCCATCAAAGCCGTGTCCCGGGATGGCATCCGGCGCTGGGGCGAGCTG CCTGACGGCACCCGGGCCCCCCTGGAGATCGTGCTGCTGGACAAGGTGTCCAATGGCTTCCCTGGTGtcatccagctgctggagtggTTCGAGCTCCCCAACGGGTTCCTGTTGGTCATGGAGCATCCGGAGCCGTCTCAGGACCTCTCTCGCTTACTGAGGGCGTGGGGGTTCCTGCCGGAGGAGATGGCGTGGGGGCTGTTCCGCCAGGTGCTGCAGGCCGTGCGGCACTGCACCAGCTGCGGTGTCCTGCACCGGGACATCAAGCCCCAGAACATCCTCCTCCACCTGGCCAGCGGCGAGGCCAAGCTCCTCGACTTTGGATGTGGCACCTTCCTTAAGGACACGGTCTACACCCAGTTTGCAG GAACACTGTCATACAGCCCGCCAGAGTGGATCTACCTCAAGCGCTACCACGGCGAGGAGGCGACCATCTggtccctgggcatcctgctctACCAGATGGTCTGCGGGAAGCACCCTTTCCGCAAAGGCACCAACACCATCTGGGACCAGCTCCCGTTCCCACCACTGGTCTCT